ACAAGACTCGTTTAATGGTGGCGATCGCGGGAATTGCTTTTGCAGATATCTTGATGTTTGTGCAGATGGGATTTGAAAACGCGCTTTACGATGCTGCAATTAAACCGCATTTGAGTTTACAGGCGGATTTGGTGATGATTAATCCCCAATTTCAAACTCTATTTTCCGTCAAAGATTTTTCTCGCGATCAACTTTATCAGACATTAGGAAATAACGCAGTTAAATCAGTTAGTCCTGTTTATATCTCCACTGGACAATGGCGCAATCCCCAAACGAGACAGGAAAGAGCAATATTAGTCTGGGGAATCGATCCTACTGTCAGTGCGTTTAAGTTTCCTGAAGTCGAGCAAAATCGAGATAGTTTAAAACAATTAAATCAAGTATTATTCGATCGCGCTAGTCGTCCCGAATATGGTGCAATTCCAGACTGGTTAAAACAAAAAGGTAGTGTCGAAACTGAGATTAACGATAAAGAGATCGCTGTCAAAGGATTATTTACTCTTGGTTCGTCTTTTGCTGCGGATGGCAATATTATTACTAGCGACTCAACCTTTTTGCAAATTTTCCCCCAACGCCAAAGCGATCGCATTGACGTTGGCTTAATTAAATTAAAGCCTAAAGTCGATCCCAAACAGGTGCAGTTGCAATTAGAAGCAATGTTACTCCATGATGTCAAAATTTTAACCCCCAAAGAATTTGCTGAAATTGAAAAACAATATTGGGCAAACGGTACAGGTATCGGCTTTATTTTTGGACTGGGTGTAATCGTAGGTTTTATTGTCGGTATCATCATTGTCTACCAAATTCTTTACTCCGACGTTTCTCAACATCTGCCTGAATACGCCACTCTCAAAGCAATGGGTTATAGCGATCGCTATTTATTATGGGTTTTGCTACAAGAAGCCTTACTTTTGGCTTTATTAGGTTATTTTCCTGGACTGCTTCTGGCTTTCGGACTTTATCAAATTGCCTATGCTGCTACTCTACTGCCGATCATTATGAAGTTAGAAACAGTAATATCCGTTTTGATCCTAACTATAGTCATGTGTAGCGTTTCAGGAGCGATCGCGATGAAAAAACTGCGCTCGGCAGATCCAGCAGATGTTTTTTAAAAAAGTAAAAAGTAATTTTTCAGGTAACAAGTAGCTAGTAGCAAACTAAAATGATTATTTCTATCGACAATCTCAATCACTATTTTGGTGCAGGCGCGCTTCGCAAACAGGTCTTATTCGATATCAATTTAGAGATCAAAACAGGAGAAATTGTAATTATGACAGGGCCTTCTGGTTCTGGTAAAACTACTCTTTTAACCTTAATGGGTGGCTTGCGCTCGGCACAAGCAGGAAGTTTAAAAATATTAAAACAAGAAATCTACAATGCTAGTAAACGACAATTAACCCAACTTCGCCGTCAGATTGGTTATATTTTTCAAGCGCATAATTTAATGACCTTTTTAACAGCTAAAGAAAATGTGCGTATGTCTTTAGAATTGCATAACGAAATTTCAGATCGAGATTTAGATAATAAAGCGATCGCTATCTTAGAAAAAGTTGGCTTAGAAAATCGGGTTGATTACTATCCTGAAAGTTTATCAGGAGGACAAAAACAAAGAGTTGCGATCGCCCGCGCCCTTGTTAGTAATCCTAAAATAGTTTTAGCAGATGAACCGACTGCTGCACTCGATAAAAAATCTGGGCGGGATGTAGTAGAGTTAATGCAGCAGTTAGCTAAAGAACAAGGTTGTACCATTCTTTTAGTTACTCACGATAACCGTATTTTAGATATTGCCGATCGCCTTGTTTATCTGGAAGATGGTCGTTTGATTCAAAATTGAGTCGACAAATATCCGTATGGGCAGCTTGGTAACTTTTATAATCAAGTATTTAGGCAGCAGAAGATAAATTATATTTTGCACTCACGACGCTACGATAATACTCCTGTAGCTGCCTAGTAGCAGCAGCCCAACCCCATTGTTCAGCTTCAGAGCGAGCATTTTGACGTAATTTTTCTCTTATTTTTGTAGCTGATAACAAAGATTTGGTGGCGTTAATTGCACCATCAGGATCATCTGGTTCAAACAAATAACCATTCACTCCATCTGTCACAATATCAGGAATACCGCCCGAACGAGCAGCCACTACAGGACAACCCGCAGCCATTGCTTCGAGTAAAACTAAGCCTAGGGTTTCGGTGCGGGAAGGGAATACAAAAGCATCAGCAGAAGCAAAAGCCGAGGCTAATTCTAATCCTTGTAAATAACCAACGAAATTAGTCTTTGTACCTGCAAAATGCGCCTCTAATGACTCTCTGCTAGGACCGTCTCCCACTATAGCCAAACGAGCTTCGGGAATGGCTTCGAGTACAGGCTTGATCTGATCGATCTGCTTTTCTGCTGAGACTCGACCAACATAGAGCAATAAAGGAGCATCAGGGTTTCCTTGAGATAGGCGCGATCGCATTTGGGCAGAAGCTAAATGAGGCTGAAACATTTCTGTATCTACCCCCCGTTGCCACAAGTCCACCCTTTCAATGCCATGATTGACTAATTCTTTGACCATCACGCTAGAGGTACAAAGATTTAATCTAGCTTTATTATGAGCAGCCTTTAATAATTCCCACAGCAGCCCTTCTAAAGCACCTAAGCCGTAATGCTGAAGATATTGAGGTAAATGAGTATGATAAGAAGCTACTAAAGGTATGTTCATGGTTTTAGCGTAGTAAATACCGCCCACTCCTAAAAATGCAGGATTTACTACGTGGATCAAGTCTGGCTGAAATTCTTTGATCGCATTTTTTGTTCCTAGAGGCAAAGCTAATTTGAGTTCTGGATATAAAGGCAGAGGAACACCACGCACACCATATACTTTTGCTCCTTTATACTCGCTTAAGCCACCTTCTGGCGCAACTACTAAAACGCGATCGCCATTTCTTTCTAAATGCTCAATCGTATGTTTAAGACGAGTAACAATACCATCAACCTTTGGTAAAAACGTTTCTGTAAAAAGGGCAATACGCATAATTTGTCAATTATAAATAGAGTCAGTCCAGAGTAGAAGATAATTTAGTAATACTGTAGGTTGCAATTTTTAATCTTGATTAAGATTTTACAGCTATTTTTGGCGAAATATGCTAACAATTTCTTATGTTCTCATTAATTGTCTTAACAAAGCAAAAACTGCTGCCGAGAAAAACCAGAACAGGTTAGTATTTTTCAATGACTCTTAAAGTTTTGATACGGATTTATGTCGATCAAGAAAAATTTATTACCGACAGAAATTATTCTGACACCTGCTCGTCAATGTATTGCCAAGCTTAATATTGATCGCCGACTTCAGCCAGGCGGCTATATGGATTATGAGGGTAAAACCTATGCCATCCTTGAACGTCATCACTTTTATCAATATCGGGTAGGTGGCTATCGTTTTAATAAAGCCACTCTTCATGTCCAAGAATCAAAAAGACCAGAAGAAACTACTTTAATTGGCGATCGCTATGTAGTTGGCAACGCTAACTGTCGCTTTAATGCTCGCTCAGAAATTATGCGCTGTGCGGTTGTCCCTGAAGGTCCTTGTAAAGGATGTCGTTATTTTGAACCAATAGACAATTAGTACGTGACTTAATTTTAAGAATCACAATTCATTCTAGTTGAAAATGATTATAGCGTCCTGATTTATGGAGAAACTATTCTGAAAACTAAGAATATAAAATTAACTTGAGAACTTGAAATTATGTTTCGCTCTAACTTTCAAAGAACTGGAGTTTATAGTACGTCAGAAATTCGTCAATTCAATAGACTTAAGTGGCGATCGCCTAAATCTCCTGATTTTTTGACTTGGTGTTTTGGTTTTACTGCTGGAGAGGGGATAGTTTGTATTGCTAGTAGCGATCGCCATGTATATGGATTGGATTCTGAAACTGGACAACAATTGTGGATATATCAGCTAGGCGAAAAAATTTCCTCTTCCCCAACAATTTGTGATGGAATAGTTTATGTCATTAGCCTTAAATTTAATGGAGCGATAACAGATCAATATCTTAGAGCAATAGATATTAAATCTGGACAAGAGTTATGGCAATTTAAACTAGAATTTCAACCATCATCTTTAATTTATGGTTCTGTGCCTTCATCACCAGTAGTATCCCAAGGAGTAGTTTATATCGGCGCAACAGATGGCTATCTTTACGGAATAGATATTTCTTCAGGAGAATTGGTGTGGAGTTTCAAGACAACTAAAAATATGCCATTGACTCCTCCTGCACTTCAAAATGACATTATTTGTGTAGCTAGTGGCGATGGCTATTTATATGCCATTGACCTATCAACAGGACAACAAAAATGGAAGTATGAAATTGGCGGTTTAAAGCCTTTTTCGCCTTCTTTTCCAGCGATCGCTAATCAGTCAGTCTACATCATCAGCAGTGATAATACTCTTTATTCTTTGAACCTTCAGACAGGAGAATTAATCTGGACATTTAAAGACAAGGGAATGTGTTTATACGCACCTATAGTTACTGAAAAAGCCATAT
This DNA window, taken from Pleurocapsa sp. FMAR1, encodes the following:
- a CDS encoding outer membrane protein assembly factor BamB family protein, whose product is MFRSNFQRTGVYSTSEIRQFNRLKWRSPKSPDFLTWCFGFTAGEGIVCIASSDRHVYGLDSETGQQLWIYQLGEKISSSPTICDGIVYVISLKFNGAITDQYLRAIDIKSGQELWQFKLEFQPSSLIYGSVPSSPVVSQGVVYIGATDGYLYGIDISSGELVWSFKTTKNMPLTPPALQNDIICVASGDGYLYAIDLSTGQQKWKYEIGGLKPFSPSFPAIANQSVYIISSDNTLYSLNLQTGELIWTFKDKGMCLYAPIVTEKAIYICGSNTPLSALNIETGKTLWAFQSDVKYLSSPVMVGNIIYIGGQGFLQALDLSTRKELWQFSTPLPENIMLEPQFLIGKLGEQILSKLTGATFRTEKFSTPIIYESVIYVGCKNGYLYALH
- a CDS encoding DUF6464 family protein — its product is MSIKKNLLPTEIILTPARQCIAKLNIDRRLQPGGYMDYEGKTYAILERHHFYQYRVGGYRFNKATLHVQESKRPEETTLIGDRYVVGNANCRFNARSEIMRCAVVPEGPCKGCRYFEPIDN
- the devC gene encoding ABC transporter permease DevC translates to MFSKLFRRTPLALRQVVKDKTRLMVAIAGIAFADILMFVQMGFENALYDAAIKPHLSLQADLVMINPQFQTLFSVKDFSRDQLYQTLGNNAVKSVSPVYISTGQWRNPQTRQERAILVWGIDPTVSAFKFPEVEQNRDSLKQLNQVLFDRASRPEYGAIPDWLKQKGSVETEINDKEIAVKGLFTLGSSFAADGNIITSDSTFLQIFPQRQSDRIDVGLIKLKPKVDPKQVQLQLEAMLLHDVKILTPKEFAEIEKQYWANGTGIGFIFGLGVIVGFIVGIIIVYQILYSDVSQHLPEYATLKAMGYSDRYLLWVLLQEALLLALLGYFPGLLLAFGLYQIAYAATLLPIIMKLETVISVLILTIVMCSVSGAIAMKKLRSADPADVF
- a CDS encoding DevA family ABC transporter ATP-binding protein; the protein is MIISIDNLNHYFGAGALRKQVLFDINLEIKTGEIVIMTGPSGSGKTTLLTLMGGLRSAQAGSLKILKQEIYNASKRQLTQLRRQIGYIFQAHNLMTFLTAKENVRMSLELHNEISDRDLDNKAIAILEKVGLENRVDYYPESLSGGQKQRVAIARALVSNPKIVLADEPTAALDKKSGRDVVELMQQLAKEQGCTILLVTHDNRILDIADRLVYLEDGRLIQN
- a CDS encoding glycosyltransferase is translated as MRIALFTETFLPKVDGIVTRLKHTIEHLERNGDRVLVVAPEGGLSEYKGAKVYGVRGVPLPLYPELKLALPLGTKNAIKEFQPDLIHVVNPAFLGVGGIYYAKTMNIPLVASYHTHLPQYLQHYGLGALEGLLWELLKAAHNKARLNLCTSSVMVKELVNHGIERVDLWQRGVDTEMFQPHLASAQMRSRLSQGNPDAPLLLYVGRVSAEKQIDQIKPVLEAIPEARLAIVGDGPSRESLEAHFAGTKTNFVGYLQGLELASAFASADAFVFPSRTETLGLVLLEAMAAGCPVVAARSGGIPDIVTDGVNGYLFEPDDPDGAINATKSLLSATKIREKLRQNARSEAEQWGWAAATRQLQEYYRSVVSAKYNLSSAA